A region of the Planctomycetia bacterium genome:
GCTTCCCCAACCCTTGAACACCCTGCCATGCCTCATAAAATCCAACCGTCGCCCCGCCAACTCGTCGTCAATTCACCCACAGATTCTGGCGAAGACCCTAAGTTCCAGAATCGCTCACGGCTCGGGTACGCCGAGGTCCTGACATATCTTGCGAATCAGAGTTGGGCGTAACTCACGATGGCGTGGTATTGCCGTCGTATTGCGGTTCGACGGATTCCAGTACATCGTATGCCGCGCATCCTCGCGCAATAACTCACAACCAAGCGATACTAGGGTTCGAGATGAAACTCTCGGTTGCGTGGATTCGACGCAACTGAGTGTTTCATCTCGATCTATTTTCGGCGTCCTCTCTCCCTCGCTGGCGCTACGGGCTAATGTGAGAGGACCACTCCCTCTCCCCCCTCCGCGCCTCTTCTTCTCTACGGTCGGCATTTACCCCTTTACGGTTCAGGACTTCGGTATCTGAATTGTTGCTTCCGGCACTGTTTTCGGTTACCATCACGGTTGCCTGATTACGTCCCGCCGAATCCCTGGGGCGAGCCGCACGCGGGTGGTCGAGCCCACGTGTTTGGCGCCCACCTGTCCCGGGGAAATACGATCTCTCAGTTTGGGGAGTGAAGCGCATGTCGTGTCGACTGCATCTCTCATGCGGCCGCTGTGTTTTCGCGCTGGTCGCGTTTTTCATGGCGCTCAACGTTAGCCGGCAGTTCGCGATGGCCGGCACGAACGACGCTCCTGGGCAGATCGTCTTCAATCGCGATATCCGGCCGATCCTGTCGAACAACTGCTTTCAATGCCACGGGCCGGATCGCATTCAGCGGCAGGCGGAATTGCGGCTCGACCAGGAAGCGGGCGCCTTAGCGCCGCTCGCGTCCGGCGCAGGTTCCACGATCGTCCCCGGCGACAGCGCCGCCAGCATCTTGATGGAGCGCGTGACGTCGACGGATGAATCACTGGTGATGCCGCCGCCGGAAACCGGCAAGAAGTTGACGCCGGAACAAATCGAAACGCTCCGCGCTTGGATCGACGGCGGCGCAGGTTGGCAGAAACACTGGTCGTTCCTCAAGCCGGAACGCCCCGACGTCCCCGCGGTGGGCAACGCAGCGTGGCCGCGCAATCCGATCGATCATTTTGTGTTGCAACGTCTGGAAGCGGAAAAGCTCACGCCGTCGCCGGAGGCCGACAAGGAAACGTTGATCCGTCGCGTGACGCTCCATCTCACCGGATTGCCGCCGACGCTGGAGGAGATCGACGCATTTCTGGCGGATACCTCGGCCGACGCCTATGAGAAGGTGGTCGATCGGCTGTTGGCCTCGCCGCGCTATGGCGAAAACATGGCGCGCTATTGGCTCGACGCCGCGCGCTACGGCGATACGCACGGGCTGCATCTCGACAACGAACGCAGCATGTGGCGCTATCGCGATTGGGTGATCAACGCGTTCAACGGGAATCAACCGTTCGATCAATTCACGGTGGAGCAATTGGCCGGCGATTTATTGCCGAGCCCGACACTCGAACAACGCGTGGCCACGGGCTTCAACCGCTGTAACATCACCACGGGGGAAGGGGGCTCGATCGACGAAGAGTATTACGTGCGTTACGCGGTCGATCGCGTGGAAACGACGAGCACGGTGTTCATGGGGCTGACACTCGGCTGTTGCGTCTGTCACGACCACAAGTACGACCCGCTCTCGCAGCGCGAGTTCTATCAGATGTTCGCCTTCTTCAACAGCCAAACCGAGAAGGCGATGGATGGCAACGCGCTGGCGCCGCCGCCGTCGATTAAGGCGCCGACACCCGCCCAAAGCGAACGCATGGCGGAGCTCGACGCGCTCGTGCTGGCCGCCGAACAACGGCTTGATGCGCCGCTGCCCGAGGTCGATGCGGCCCAGGCCGCTTGGGAAGCGGAGATGCCTGCCAAATTACAAGCGCAGTGGCAGGCGCTCAGCCCAAGGGAGTTGAAGAGCTCTGGCGGCGCATCGCTGCGTTCGCTGGACGACGGCACCGTGCTGGCCGAGGGCACTAATCCGGCGAAGGATACGTATGAAATCGTCGCCGAGACCGACGCCGTGGGCATTACGGCGATCAAGCTCGACGCGCTGGCGGACGACTCGCTCGTCGGGCGCGGGCCCGGGCGCAGCGACAACGGTAACTTCGTGCTGAGCGAAATTGAAGTCGAGGCCGTGGCCGTCGATAATCCGAAGGCCGTGAAACGCATCAAGCTCGTCTACGCCCAGGCTGATCACGAACAGGCAACCGGCGAATACTTCGTCGAGAAGGCGATTGACAGCGTCGTGGACGATCAAAACGGCTGGGCCGTCGAAGGGATGAATCGACATGAGAATCGCGCGGCGATGTTCGTCGCCAGCGAGCCGTTCGGATTCGCGGGCGGCACCTTAGTGCGAATTCGCCTGCGGCACGAAACGCAGTTTCCGCAACACGCGATTGGGCGTTTCAAATTGTCGGTGAGCAGCGATCCCTCGTTGGCGCCAGCACGCTGGAGCGATTGGAATTTGCTCGGTCCGTTCACCGCGGCGGGGACGAACGAGGTTTTCGAAAACGACTTCGGCCCGGAGACCGGCGTCGATCTGACAGCCACCTACGGGGAAGACAAGAAGGCCTGGCAGAAGAAGCCGGAATTCGTCGACGGTCAGGAACACGGCTTGCCCGGCGATCTGACGACGCACTACCTATATCGCACGGTGAATGCGCCGACAGCGCGGCGCGTGACGTTGTCTCTAGGCAGTGACGACGGCATCAAGCTCTGGATCAACGACGATCTGCTGTTGACCAAGAGCGAAGTGCGATTGCTCGCCCCGGATAGCGACATCGTCACGGTCGACCTACCGGCCGGCGAGAGCCGCATCTTGATGAAGGTCGTGAACTTCAACGGCGGATACGGATTCTATTTCCGGCCTGCCAAGGAAGACGCCGGCGATGAAGCGTTGCAGTTGGCGCCGCTATTGGTGCTGGCCGCGGACCAGCGCACGCCGGAGCAGCAGAAGTTGGTGCGAAATTATTTCCGCCGGATGAACTCGCCGGAATGGCAGCAAACGCAAGATGAGATGGCCGGCCTGCGGCAGCAGAAGCGCGACGTCGAGGCGCAGGTGCCTGATACGCTCGTCATGGAGGAACTGCCGGAGGCGAAAGAGGCGTTCATCCTGGTGCGCGGACAGTACGACAAGAAGGGGGACCCCGTCGTGCGCGACGTTCCCGCGGTGTTGCCGCCGTTGCCGGAAGGGACGAAGCCTGATCGCTTGGCACTGGCTCGCTGGCTGGTCGATCCCGAACAGCCGCTGACGGCGCGCGTGACTGTGAATCGTTTCTGGCAGCAGTATTTCGGCACGGGCATCGTCAAGACGGCCGAGGACTTCGGCTTCCAAGGGGAATGGCCGTCGCATCCGGCGCTGCTGGATTGGCTGGCCTCGGAATTTGTTACTTCCGGCTGGAATGTGAAGGCGATGCAACGGCTGATCGTCACGTCCGCCGCGTATCGCCAGTCGTCGCACGTCACACCGGAGTTGTTGCAGCATGATCGCGAGAACCGGTTGTTCACGCGTGGGCCGCGCTTCCGACTGGAGGCCGAGGCGATCCGCGATCACGCGCTGTTCACGAGCGGCCTGTTGCTCGAACAAATTGGCGGGGTCAGGAGCGTGAAGCCGTATCAGCCGCCGGGCTTGTGGGAAGCGGTCGGCTTCACAAGCAGTAATACCGCGGTGTTCAAGCAGGATCACGGCGGGGCGCTGTATCGCCGCAGCATGTACACGTTCTGGAAACGCACGTCGCCGCCGCCGGCAATGTTGATCTTCGACGCGCCGACACGCGAGGCCTGCACGGTGCGCCGCGCGCGGACCAACACGCCGCTGCAAGCGTTGACGTTGATGAACGACATCCAATTCGTCGAAGCGGCCCGTAACTTGGCGACGCGGATTCTGTTGCAGGGCGGCGGCACGACGGAAGAGCGGATCGCCTTCGCGTTCCGAATCTCTACGTCACGCCAGCCGACAGACGAGGAAATCGCGGTGCTGCGAGACGTGTACCAGCAGCAGTTGGCTGAGTACCAGGCGGCGCCGGAGGCCGCGATGAAGTTAATTTCGCTCGGGGAATCGCCCCGCCCGGAACACGCCGACGCGTCGGAACTGGCGGCCTGGACGATGGTGGCGAACTTGATCTTGAATCTGGACGAGAGCGTGACGAACGGGTGACGCAGTAGTGCGGAACGCGAAACTAGGAACGATATTTGCCGACGGGGAGCCGGATCATGAGTTTATTCCAAGAAGCACAGTTGCTCGAAACGCGGCGGCAATTCTTCGGCCGGGCGGCGACTGGCATCGGCTCCGTGGCGCTGGCCAGCCTGATGAATTCGGAAGGGCTCGGCGCTACCGCCTCCCCGCCGGAGAGTTATCCGGGCGGGGTCGTCGGCGTGCCGCATATTCCTCCGACGGCGAAGCGCGTCATCTATCTGTGCATGTCGGGCGGGCCGTCCCAACTCGATATGTGGGACTACAAGCCCCAGATGAACGAGTGGTTCGATAAGGATCTGCCCGACTCGGTGCGGATGGGTCAGCGGATCACGACGATGACCTCCGGCCAGACGCGATTTCCCTGCGCGCCGAGCAAGTTCAAATTCGCCCAACACGGCCAGTGCGGTCGCTGGGTCAGCGAGTTGCTGCCGCACACGTCGTCGATTGTGGACGATCTCTGCGTCATCAAAAGCATGCACACCGAGGCCATCAACCACGACCCGGCAATCACGTTTTTGCAGACCGGTTCGCAACTGCCGGGCCGGCCGAGCCTTGGCGCCTGGCTCTCGTACGGCATCGGCAGCGAGAACAACGACCTGCCGGGCTTCGTCGTGTTGCATTCTTCGTGGAGCTCCAAGCAAACGACGCAGGCGCTGTATTCGCGCCTCTGGGGCGCCGGCTTCCTCCCCTCCGAGCATCAGGGTTGCAGCCTGCAATCTTCGGGCGACCCGGTGCTGTATTTGTCGAATCCCGACGGCGTCAGTCCTGAAGGGCGGCGTCGTATGCTGGACGGCCTGGCCAAGTTGAATCAGCGGCAGTTCGAGGTCTTTGGCGATCCGGAAATCAATACGCGGATTCGGCAATACGAGATGGCGTACCGGATGCAAAGCTCGGTACCGGAGTTTGCCAACGTTGGCTCGGAGCCGCAAGCCGTGTTGGACATGTATGGCCCCGATGCGAAGACTCCCGGGACGTTCGCGGCGAATTGCCTGCTGGCCCGGCGGCTTGTCGAACGCGGCGTGCGCTTCGTGCAGGTCTACATCCGTGACTGGGACCATCACAACGACCTGCCGAACCAGCTCCCGTACGTTTGTCGCGACGTCGATCAAGGGAGCGCGGCGCTGGTGAAAGACCTGAAACAGCGCGGGCTGCTGGAAGACACCCTCGTAGTTTGGGGGGGTGAATTCGGCCGCACGATCTACAGCCAGGGAACGCTCAGCGACACTAACTACGGTCGCGACCATCATCCGCGCTGTTTTTCGATCTGGATGGCCGGCGGCGGCGTGAAGCCCGGCATCAGCTACGGCGAGACGGACGACTTCTCCTACAACGTCATCGATAAGCCGGTCCACATCCATGATCTGAATGCGACCATGCTGCACTGCCTGGGCATCGATCACACGCGCCTCACCTACCGCTTTCAGGGTCGCGACTTCCGCTTGACCGACGTCGAGGGCAACGTCGTGCGCGAGATTCTATCCTGACCGTGGGCGTCCAGGCAGTCTACGGACACAGCGCAGGATTTAACGTCCTCCTCGCATTCCACTAACAATTTTGCGTGCGCTGGAAGTTCCGATTCGTCTCGAATTGGTTGCTCTTTGATCAGAATGAGCGCGGTCGGGAACTGCTGTCGCATTCGCTTAGTCCAAGAGGGGGTCGGTGCGACTTTCATAGATTCTTAGATTTCTGGAAAAATCCGTCACGCAAGCTTGACAAGAAATCTGTGCGGCAGTGTAGTGGATGATCGAGGTTGACGAATGGGCTGCGTCGACCTGGGCGCGAGCGAATTGCCGGGACTATCTGGCGAGTTCGCTCGCGGCGTTAAGATCGCTGTGGTACATGCCAAGTTCCATGGCTGAGGAGAGTCCAGCGCTCGCGGAGTTGGGAGCGGGCCACGGTCTCAAATGTGGCGCATGCATTGCTCTGTAGTAGTCTTCCCACTCGGCACGGCGCGAGCAACGCGTTGCGCCCCAGAACTAACGCTAGCAGGCGAACGTAGGCAAGAACTTTTGGTATGCGCGTGGCTCTGGTGGACCGCGCGCTCACCCGGCAGATCGGCACGGCGCATGAAGCGCCGTGAACCGTCGGCCGGTCGCGCTGCGGAGCCGCAAGCCGAAAGGAACAGTTCGCATGAGCACTCAGGAAGAAGCGGGGCCGCGTCGTCCGTCGCAAAGTAGCGCCCGACATTTGCTTTCCCGGCGTTTTCGCGCAGGGCGGCGCTCCACTCGAGCGCGTGGTCTCGAGCCGCTGGAAGATCGCCGATTGTTGGCGCTGACGAACCTGTTGCCGCAGTACGAAGATCCGCTGACCGGCGAGCAAAGCGCTCTCTGGAATCCCAAGCAGGCCCAGTTTTCGACGATTGATCAGGGGCTGTACCGTACGTCATTGGAGCATCGCTTCCGAATCTTCACTGACGACGGTTCCAACTTTACGCCCTCCGATCCGGAAATGCTGGTGGCGGACGGCTTCATCGTCATCGACGCGCAGGCGGAGCCATCGGCCGGGGCGGCGCTGCAGGCCGAGATCATGAGTTTGGGCGGGCGCGTGACGGGCGCCTTTGGCGACATTGTCTCCGCCTTCGTGCCCTTGAATCGCATCGACGCTCTCGCTCGGTTGGATAGCCTCGCCTATGCCGCACCCGCTTACGCGCCGGTGGCGAATGCGGGACAGGTGCAGACGCAGGGGGACGCGGCGATGCTGGCCGCGGCCGCGCGCGCCCTGGGGGCCGACGGCTCGGGCGTCAAGATCGGCTTGATTTCCGACAGCTTCAATCGCCTGGGCGGCTACGCAACCGACTTGGCAAATGGAGAATTCCCGACGCCCGTCACCACGGTCGTCGAATTGCCTCCGCTCAATATTGTTCCACACGACGAAGGTCGCGCGCTGGCGCAGATCGTCGCCGATGTGGCGCCTGGAGCTCAGTCTTTTTTCAACACGGGCGTCGCCGGCATTGGCAACTTCGTTTCGGCGATGAACAATCTGCGTAACCGAGGCGTCAACATGATCGTTGACGACCTGATTTTTCTCACCGAACCGATGTTTCAGGACGGAGCGATCTCACAGGCCATCAAGTCTTCGACCGACGCGGGGATTGCACATTTCTCTTCCGCTGGAAACTACGCCGATCACTCCGCGGAATTCGGCGCGTTCATTGACTCGGGTATCGATGGCGTCAACGGGGGCGTACTGCATGACTTCGACTCCGGACCAGACGTCGATGCGTTCCAGCAGATCACGGTGCCCGTCGGAAAGTCATTTCGCTTGTCATTCCAATGGGACGAACCTTTCTTCGTTAACAATGGAGGACCGGGCGTCCCCAGCCCAGGCTCAGCGAGCGACGTCGACATCTTGCTCTTGGATGCCGCCGGCGCTTTCGCCTTTGATGGCGGCGTGAACTTTAATGTAGGCCGCAATCCCGTCGAAGTCTTTCAGTTCGTCAATGACGGCACGTTCGACTTCGACGAAGACGGCGTCCCGGATACTGAGTTCAGCCTCGCGTTCGAACTCTTCTTCGGACCGGCGCCGGAACGCATGAAGTACGTCGACTTCGACGGCGGGATGATCATCGAGGAGTATGCGTCGAGCGCGCCCACGTCCTTTGGCCACTTCGGCGCTGAAGGAGTCTTCGCCGTGGCCGCTGCGCCCTATTGGACGACCCCCGCCTTTGACGGCGATCCCGCAATCCTCAACGACTACTCCTCGCTCGGGCGCCAGGTCATCTTGTTCGATCCGTCGGGCAACCGGCTGGCGGAACCAATCGTGCGTCACCATCCCGATGCAACGGGACCGGACCAAGGAGATACCACGTTTTTCATTCCGGGAATTGACATCGAACCGAACGGTTTGCCGAATTTCCCCGGCACTTCCGCCGCCGCGCCGCACGTGGCCGCCGTGGCGGCGCTGATGTTGGATGCGGCAGGCGGGCCTGGCAGCCTGTCGGTGCAGAGTCTGTATACCGGACTGAAATACACCGCACACGACATCCTGCAACGCGACACCGCGGCGCCGGAGGACATCCCGGGCGGGGCGGGCTACGACTACTTCAGCGGTCACGGCCTCGTCGACGCCGAGGCCGCGGTTCAAGGCGCCTTGAACGGCTTCGATCTGGTCATTGATGCCAACGACGTGGCCGGCGATCCAGCGCTCAACGATGGCGATCCGGCCGACGACGGCGTCGCCGACGTGTTCTCGGTTTCGTTGGATGGCACTGAAGTTGTGGTAGTCATCAATGGCATCGAGGCCGCGCGGATGGACCTGGCGGCAATCAACACGCTGACCATCGTTGGCTCCGGCGACGACGATGAATTGGTGCTCGATCTCGCGGGAGGGAATCCCATTCCCGCCGGCGGGCTGGAGTTTCAAGCAGGGAACGACGCCGGCACCGGTGACCGCCTTCACTGGAGGAACGGCGCGCCTTTCGACTTGATTCACACGGTGACCGGGCTGTCATCCGGAACGACGCTCATTGATTCCGGGAGCGTGACCTACGTCGGCGTGGAGCTTGTCGTCGATCAATTGACTCCGGTACACCGCGAGATTCGGTTGACCGAGGACGCGCAATTCGCGTCGATTTCCGACGGCGCCGCGGCGTCGGATGGAATCAATCGCCTCGGAACCACGGGCACCAGCCCGACGTTCGATTTCGCCGCGGCCACGGGCGAAACACGCATCTTTCTGGGGGACGCCGACGATCAGGTTCAAATCGACGCGCTCGATGACGAGGCCGCCGCCGCGATCGAAATCCTGCTGGGCGACGGGGATGACCAAGTGCTCATGGTTCCGCAACAGGCCGCCGCGCTGCATCTCGATGGCGGTCCGCAATTCGGGCTCGACGAACTGCTGGTCAATGCACTCAACGTTGGCGTCACGGACACCGGCTCGGTGCTGGAGTTCGTTGGCTTCCTCGACGTGACTTACGCCGATTTCGAAAAGCTTTCCGTGAGCAATGCCGGCGAAGGGGGCGGACTGCCGGACGTCACCATCGCCGACGTTTCGCTGGCGGAAGGCTCCGCCGGCGGTTTCACCGAAATGACTTTTACGGTGAAGCTCTCGGTCGCGAATGCGAGTCACTCGGCGTTTGTCGACTACTTCACCGTCGACGGAACCGCGGAGGATGAGCAAGGGGACGGCGACTATCTGGCCGTCGCCGGTACGTTGGAGTTTCCGCCCAATACGTTGGAACAGACCATCGTCGTGCAGATCGCGCACGACGCTGTCTTGGAGCCGACGGAGCAATTCACGGTTCAGTTGGCCAACGCCGTGAATGCCAATTTGTTGGACGAAGCAGCGCAGGGCGTGATCGTCAACGACGACTTTCCGCCGGCTGGCGTCGCCTATGTCGATGACGATTGGGCCGGATTGCCGATTGGCGCCGACCCCGACGGCGTCGGCCCCGCGGTGAGTTTTGGCGCCGATTCGTTCGCTGATTTTCCGGAGGCCCTGGCGGTCGTGGTCGCCGGCGGCTCAATTCTGATGCATCCCGGACAATACACCGGCGCTGCGATCAACCAAGACGTCTCCGTGTTGGCGCTCACTTTGGGCGTGACGATTTCCGGCGCGTCGCCCGCCTTAACGGTGCTCGGCGGCGCCGTGACAGTGAACGGCGTGACGCTGGACACGGCCAGTGATGACGCCACGATCGTGGTCGCTGGCGGGTCGCTCACGTTGCGCGCGACGACGGTACGTGAGACCGCGGCCGGCGCGCAATCCGCGCTGTTGCGGACCGGCGGCACGGTCAATCTTGGCGACTCGCTCGAATCCGGTTTGAACACATTCGAGGTCCGGGGCGAGGGGCGACTGATCGACAATCAATCCGCGGGCGATATTCCCGCCCTCGGCAACATTTGGCTCCACGGCGGCGTGACGCTGGACAATTTCCAGATTGAAGATCGCATTGACCATGCCATCGATGAAGCCGCCCGCGGACTGGTGAGTTGGATCGAGCAGACGCTCTTCGTGACGTCGCTCGCACCCGGCGCCATCGACGCGTCGCACAACAACTATCGCCGCCTGGCGAACATGTCCGCGGCCTTGAGCGACGGCGCCACCGCGTACTTGCGCGGAGTCTTTGATTTTGCGGAACCCAACACTCTGGCGGACTGGGCGACCGGAAACGACGGTCTGGCGGGCACGGTCGACGACTACGCCGTGTTGCTGCCCGGCGAGCTTAGCGATCTCAAACTCACCGCCGAAACTCTGGGAGCCGCCACAATCGTTGGCCCGGGAGACCTGGCCGTTGTCGATCTCGAGGGCGTCTTCCGCTTCGCTGCTGAAGACTCCCACGACTGGGAGATCTCTCGGTTGGAAATCTTTGATTTCGATTTGGCGATCGATTTGAGCGGCACGGAAAACAATGACGACGCGCGCGACGGGCTGAGGATTGTCGGCAATCATCTGCGCCTCGCGACCGACTTGAATTTTGACGACGCGCCGGCGGACTTCTTTCAAAACATCGGCATCGCGCTGGGGCCCGGACACAACCAGACGGTGAGCGGCAACCGCATCGACATTCCGGGCAACGCCTTGTCGGACGGTTCCCAGTTCGCCGCTTCGGTGGGTATTCAGAGCAGTCCGCATTCCCCCGCGGCTTACGACGGGCTGCTGATCGAAAATAACTCGATCAACATCCTGCATGGGCAATCCGAGGACCCGTCGACGATCGTCGGCATTTGGGACGCTGGCGAGGCGCACGAGAGCGATATCACGATCCGGGGTAACAAGTTCCTCAACTTGGCTGCAGGGAACGACCCGCGAAAGAACCTGCAGCGGGCTTTCCGCGTCACTTCCCACAGCGGCACAAGCAGCGTCGTGCTGTACGAAAACAATACGATTGTCGGCGCCAACATGGGCTTCCAATGGCAACCCGGCGCCGACTTTTCTGGTCAGGCGCCGGTGCTGCTGCACAACAACGCGATCGAAGAAGTCATCCGGGGGATCGTCGTTTCCTCCAGCGGATCCGCGCACATTTCCGGCAATACGTTGACCGGGCTAGGTTCAAACGACGGCATCGGGATCGACGTGCAATTCGGCGCTACAGCCTCGATCGACGGCAATACCGCCGACAATAGCATCCATGGCTTTGCCAAGGGCGTGTTCGTCAAAGGCGACGCCGACATCTTTGGGAATGCTGCCACGATTTCCGGAAACGCGATCGGCATCGATATCGACGGCGGCACGGCGTCGATCCTCGGCAACCACATTAACGCCAACGACACCGGGATTCGCATCACCGATGCCGGTACAGCCACTTCCATTGCCAACAATTTCATCGTCGACAACACGTCGGACGGCGTGCGAATCACCGCCACGGCCGGCGAGATCGGCCTCATCTTCAACAATTCCCTCTCTAACAACGGCAATCGATCCATCCGAAATCAATCCGGCGCGCTGGTCGACGCCTCGGGGAATTGGTGGGGGATCAACACTCCCGACGGCGTGAATCAAGTGGAGCAAGGCGACGTCGACTTCTCGCCGTGGCTCGATTCGGGCACGGATATCGACGGCGATTCGACGAACGGCTTTCAAGGCGATTTCAGTACGCTGCACGTCGATGACGACAGCCCACAGGCTGGGGACGCTGGGCTGATTCAAGAAGGGATCAACTGGGCGCTGGCCGGCGGCACGCTGATCGTCCACAACGGGCTTTACCGAGAAAGCAACTCCACCGTCGACCGTCCTTTGACGGTCAGCGGGGAATCCCGCGGCGGCGTGGTGATCGCGCCTGGCGCGGAGGATGATCACACCGACATCGCCTTCGGCGGCGACTTTCAACAAGGCTTCATCGTCCAGTCGAGCGACGTCGTCATTCAGAACTTGACGATCAACGGCCGGGCGAATTCTGGTCTGACCCCTGGCCGCAACAATTTTCGGACGGGCGTCATTTCCGACCGTCGCACCGGCGTCGTCTATCATCGCACGCGGATCGAAAACGTCGATGTTTTGCACATTTGGCGAAGAGGCGTCGAGTTGTTCTCGTCCGAAGCGCCTGGCGCGCCACGCAGCGTGGACAACATCATCCGCGACGCGCGCATCGAGGATGTCACGACTCGCGAGGCGATCCTCGTACGTGAGGGCAATGCGCTGATCACCGGCAATACGATCATCGGTGCGACGATTGGCATCGGCGCGAACGATCGCGGTGACTTCACGAACGCTCCGGTCGTCATCATTCAGCAGAACACGCTCCGTCGCGTGAACCAGGGGGTCGCTCTCAGCGGCGCCGCGAACGGCAGTCTGGTCGGCGGATTGGGCGGCTTCGGCAACGTGATCGACCTGACCGAAGGCAACAGTGACGACATCGGCGTCTTCGTTCAGTATTCGCAAGGGCAAGTCGCGATTGCGGGCAACGAGATTCTTGCCGAGCGCGACGACTCCGGCATCTGGTTGTTCCACAACGAAGACGCGACGCGGCCGATCATCGTCGCCAACAACCAGATCACGAGCTCGCTCAGTTCCTCGGACGGCCCGGGCCGCGGCGTTGGCGTGTTCCTGACCGACGACGGCGATCTCTTCGGCGACGAGGACGGCGCCAGTTACGCGACGATTCTTGGCAATACTATCACCGGATTCGAGATCGGCGTCGACCTGTATCGCAACGGCACGTCGCCCGCCGGCGGCCGGACCGTCGAGGCGACGATCGGCGACGGGTTGGAAATGAACAACAACACGCTCGACGACAACACCATCGGCGTCCGCGTGTTCGAGAACGACGGGGCGAGCAACGGCGGCCACCGGGCTGTGGCGCATATTCTCGGCAATACCGCGTCGATCACCGGCGGACGCGTCGGCGTCGAAGTCAACGGCGGAGCTGCGGAGATCGTCGGCAATCGCATCGGTGAAAACAACGTCGGCATCCGCGTGCTGCGCGACGGCATCGCGATGCTGGAAGACAACAACTTGACTGACAACAACTCGATC
Encoded here:
- a CDS encoding NosD domain-containing protein, which encodes MSTQEEAGPRRPSQSSARHLLSRRFRAGRRSTRARGLEPLEDRRLLALTNLLPQYEDPLTGEQSALWNPKQAQFSTIDQGLYRTSLEHRFRIFTDDGSNFTPSDPEMLVADGFIVIDAQAEPSAGAALQAEIMSLGGRVTGAFGDIVSAFVPLNRIDALARLDSLAYAAPAYAPVANAGQVQTQGDAAMLAAAARALGADGSGVKIGLISDSFNRLGGYATDLANGEFPTPVTTVVELPPLNIVPHDEGRALAQIVADVAPGAQSFFNTGVAGIGNFVSAMNNLRNRGVNMIVDDLIFLTEPMFQDGAISQAIKSSTDAGIAHFSSAGNYADHSAEFGAFIDSGIDGVNGGVLHDFDSGPDVDAFQQITVPVGKSFRLSFQWDEPFFVNNGGPGVPSPGSASDVDILLLDAAGAFAFDGGVNFNVGRNPVEVFQFVNDGTFDFDEDGVPDTEFSLAFELFFGPAPERMKYVDFDGGMIIEEYASSAPTSFGHFGAEGVFAVAAAPYWTTPAFDGDPAILNDYSSLGRQVILFDPSGNRLAEPIVRHHPDATGPDQGDTTFFIPGIDIEPNGLPNFPGTSAAAPHVAAVAALMLDAAGGPGSLSVQSLYTGLKYTAHDILQRDTAAPEDIPGGAGYDYFSGHGLVDAEAAVQGALNGFDLVIDANDVAGDPALNDGDPADDGVADVFSVSLDGTEVVVVINGIEAARMDLAAINTLTIVGSGDDDELVLDLAGGNPIPAGGLEFQAGNDAGTGDRLHWRNGAPFDLIHTVTGLSSGTTLIDSGSVTYVGVELVVDQLTPVHREIRLTEDAQFASISDGAAASDGINRLGTTGTSPTFDFAAATGETRIFLGDADDQVQIDALDDEAAAAIEILLGDGDDQVLMVPQQAAALHLDGGPQFGLDELLVNALNVGVTDTGSVLEFVGFLDVTYADFEKLSVSNAGEGGGLPDVTIADVSLAEGSAGGFTEMTFTVKLSVANASHSAFVDYFTVDGTAEDEQGDGDYLAVAGTLEFPPNTLEQTIVVQIAHDAVLEPTEQFTVQLANAVNANLLDEAAQGVIVNDDFPPAGVAYVDDDWAGLPIGADPDGVGPAVSFGADSFADFPEALAVVVAGGSILMHPGQYTGAAINQDVSVLALTLGVTISGASPALTVLGGAVTVNGVTLDTASDDATIVVAGGSLTLRATTVRETAAGAQSALLRTGGTVNLGDSLESGLNTFEVRGEGRLIDNQSAGDIPALGNIWLHGGVTLDNFQIEDRIDHAIDEAARGLVSWIEQTLFVTSLAPGAIDASHNNYRRLANMSAALSDGATAYLRGVFDFAEPNTLADWATGNDGLAGTVDDYAVLLPGELSDLKLTAETLGAATIVGPGDLAVVDLEGVFRFAAEDSHDWEISRLEIFDFDLAIDLSGTENNDDARDGLRIVGNHLRLATDLNFDDAPADFFQNIGIALGPGHNQTVSGNRIDIPGNALSDGSQFAASVGIQSSPHSPAAYDGLLIENNSINILHGQSEDPSTIVGIWDAGEAHESDITIRGNKFLNLAAGNDPRKNLQRAFRVTSHSGTSSVVLYENNTIVGANMGFQWQPGADFSGQAPVLLHNNAIEEVIRGIVVSSSGSAHISGNTLTGLGSNDGIGIDVQFGATASIDGNTADNSIHGFAKGVFVKGDADIFGNAATISGNAIGIDIDGGTASILGNHINANDTGIRITDAGTATSIANNFIVDNTSDGVRITATAGEIGLIFNNSLSNNGNRSIRNQSGALVDASGNWWGINTPDGVNQVEQGDVDFSPWLDSGTDIDGDSTNGFQGDFSTLHVDDDSPQAGDAGLIQEGINWALAGGTLIVHNGLYRESNSTVDRPLTVSGESRGGVVIAPGAEDDHTDIAFGGDFQQGFIVQSSDVVIQNLTINGRANSGLTPGRNNFRTGVISDRRTGVVYHRTRIENVDVLHIWRRGVELFSSEAPGAPRSVDNIIRDARIEDVTTREAILVREGNALITGNTIIGATIGIGANDRGDFTNAPVVIIQQNTLRRVNQGVALSGAANGSLVGGLGGFGNVIDLTEGNSDDIGVFVQYSQGQVAIAGNEILAERDDSGIWLFHNEDATRPIIVANNQITSSLSSSDGPGRGVGVFLTDDGDLFGDEDGASYATILGNTITGFEIGVDLYRNGTSPAGGRTVEATIGDGLEMNNNTLDDNTIGVRVFENDGASNGGHRAVAHILGNTASITGGRVGVEVNGGAAEIVGNRIGENNVGIRVLRDGIAMLEDNNLTDNNSIGLLIETGGIVDAGQEGLGTDFTGFGASHGGNDFSSYVEMADENDGAIVNLNEDNVVGRQGVPPDVSARGNLFFATATNDIEDVIYHDSDDDDLGFVDFFGLQNLVLTFSADPVAEGTPLTLDGSFESDSAGPHEVTIDWGDGDVDTLTVPAGVFSFSVIHTYDDDDPTGTESDLYPVLVTVEDTTGPASIVKPTNVTVANVAPAISDLAVTPAIDEAGEVHLTGPIADVGTLDSFVLRVDWGDGSVEDFPFPAGTTAFDVTHVYADDNPTATAADVYQIQVTLADDDGGEDQADVATTVTNLPPSAAIDGAPVSGEVGLPIELTGLFDDVGTQDTHTLRWEVLRDGLPFATGDGASFSFTPTLAGSYQVTFTVLDDDLGVGSDEVTIEVSAVPVDAPAVSQVLASSTAWQTGFFDLLTTPGYVIPAGADQWTVLPWVNLDQIRVVFTEDVVVAEDDLSIAGVNVGQYLIDSFAYDALSFTATWTLTAPIAVDLVTLSLVDTIIDVDDGLALDGEWTNAVSAFPSGDATAGGGFEFSFRVLPGDIDRSGDVGITDLNYVRNNFGELATDIVGDLSGSGAIDIVDLNAVRNNFGEQAVSIPPPPMMTAASGNAADQLFTIADGDDEFDWWNRRDADGDDLAAVNQASWESVLEDWNNPGA